The following are encoded together in the Arthrobacter sp. Y-9 genome:
- a CDS encoding MFS transporter: MSQPAAVVRSGGMTTQRVAIAAAFFLQGFLFITMTTHLPQIQGLFGLDAATLSLVLLGMVVLAGAGSVLAGQLARRLDSAQALRVGLGLIGAGAVGVGLAPDLLLFCLFLAVYGVGLGTVDASMNMQGVALEHRLRRTLLPGFHAAWTAGGIVATLAALAFGEAALAASVTPFGVVAVVATALPFLRRDRGQETGSEAVQVSIPWKRLMLVGLVLVLFYMVDTAASTWGPAYLHDLFGTGLGNVAVATLPYLVASLLARLAGDWAVGRFGAVRLLRAAAVLSAAALALVVLAPDAAIAVLGFAVLGFGAGIIAPLSFSVAGSIAALGQAGSGGADDPVRRARVDSVIARFNQFNYVGALLGSVLTGLVGADSLRLGFALPLVLVLAILPLAGAFRETPAFRDGSA; encoded by the coding sequence ATGAGCCAGCCAGCCGCCGTCGTGCGATCCGGCGGGATGACCACGCAGAGGGTGGCGATCGCCGCCGCCTTCTTCCTGCAGGGTTTCCTCTTCATCACGATGACCACCCACCTGCCGCAGATCCAGGGGCTCTTCGGCCTGGACGCGGCCACCCTGTCCCTGGTGCTCCTGGGAATGGTGGTGCTGGCGGGCGCCGGTTCGGTGCTCGCGGGGCAGCTCGCCCGGAGGCTCGACTCCGCCCAGGCTCTGCGGGTGGGGCTCGGGCTGATCGGCGCCGGCGCGGTCGGGGTGGGGCTGGCGCCCGATCTGCTCCTGTTCTGTCTGTTCCTGGCCGTGTACGGGGTCGGTCTCGGCACCGTGGACGCCTCGATGAACATGCAGGGCGTGGCACTTGAGCACCGCCTGCGCCGCACGTTGCTGCCCGGTTTCCACGCGGCATGGACCGCCGGAGGGATCGTCGCGACGCTCGCGGCGCTCGCGTTCGGGGAAGCCGCGCTGGCGGCGTCCGTGACCCCCTTCGGAGTGGTCGCGGTGGTGGCGACGGCACTGCCGTTCCTGCGCCGGGACCGGGGACAGGAGACGGGGTCCGAAGCCGTTCAGGTGAGCATCCCGTGGAAGCGGCTGATGCTGGTGGGCCTGGTCCTGGTGCTCTTCTACATGGTGGACACCGCCGCTTCCACGTGGGGCCCGGCCTATCTCCATGACCTCTTCGGCACGGGCCTGGGCAATGTGGCCGTCGCGACCCTGCCGTACCTGGTGGCCTCGCTCCTGGCGCGGCTTGCGGGTGACTGGGCCGTCGGACGGTTCGGAGCGGTGCGGCTCCTGCGCGCCGCCGCCGTGCTCTCGGCCGCCGCGCTCGCCCTGGTGGTCCTGGCCCCGGACGCAGCGATCGCGGTGCTGGGATTCGCCGTCCTCGGGTTCGGCGCCGGCATCATCGCGCCGCTGTCGTTCTCCGTGGCCGGGTCGATCGCAGCGCTCGGCCAGGCCGGGTCCGGTGGCGCCGACGACCCGGTGCGCCGTGCCCGGGTGGATTCCGTGATCGCACGGTTCAACCAGTTCAACTATGTGGGGGCACTGCTGGGTTCCGTGCTGACGGGTCTGGTGGGGGCCGACTCGCTGCGCCTCGGTTTCGCGCTGCCCCTCGTGCTGGTCCTGGCGATCCTGCCGCTCGCAGGGGCATTCCGGGAAACCCCTGCTTTCCGGGACGGCAGCGCTTGA
- a CDS encoding amino acid deaminase/aldolase yields MSASTAPPFSLALEDSAAGRNGFTGAGGFAALNRATAHLEAPLAVLSLPALRRNAADLLRRAQGKPIRVASKSIRSRAVLRAVLELPGFHGILAYALPEALWLAEEFDDVVVAYPTADRTALAALAHSPTACERVTLMVDSVEQLDLLTPFAGPDAPLRLCLDLDASLRLAGGRAHLGMRRSPVHTPEDAAAVAAEIVRRPGFRLVGIMSYEGQIAGLGDDSGSALHRAQIRALHALSGRELAARRAAAVDAVRRELPAGSPLEFVNGGGTGSFETTGAEAAVTELAAGSGLYAPALFDGYRAFHPEPASFFALPVVRKPAPGFATVLGGGWVASGPSGPDRLPRPVWPTGVKLLGTEGAGEVQTPVHGPAADTLSLGDRVWFRHAKAGELCEHVDTLHVVDGDRLVASVPTYRGEGKAFLG; encoded by the coding sequence ATGTCCGCCAGCACCGCTCCTCCCTTCAGTCTCGCCCTGGAAGACTCCGCGGCGGGGCGGAACGGCTTCACCGGCGCGGGAGGCTTCGCCGCCCTGAACCGCGCCACCGCGCACCTCGAGGCTCCGCTCGCCGTCCTCAGCCTGCCTGCACTGCGGCGGAACGCCGCGGACCTTCTGAGGCGGGCTCAGGGCAAACCGATCCGGGTGGCCAGCAAGTCGATCCGCAGCCGCGCCGTGCTGCGGGCCGTCCTGGAACTGCCCGGCTTCCACGGCATCCTGGCCTACGCCCTCCCGGAGGCGCTCTGGCTGGCCGAGGAGTTCGACGACGTCGTCGTCGCCTACCCGACCGCCGACCGCACCGCCCTGGCAGCCCTCGCCCACTCGCCCACCGCCTGCGAACGCGTCACGCTGATGGTGGACTCCGTCGAACAGCTGGATCTCCTGACCCCGTTCGCCGGGCCCGACGCGCCATTGCGACTGTGCCTGGACCTGGATGCGTCGCTGCGACTGGCGGGGGGCCGCGCGCATCTGGGCATGCGGCGTTCGCCCGTCCACACCCCCGAGGATGCCGCCGCCGTGGCCGCCGAGATCGTCCGGCGACCGGGGTTCCGGCTCGTGGGGATCATGTCCTATGAAGGGCAGATCGCCGGGCTCGGGGATGACTCGGGTTCCGCTCTGCACCGCGCCCAGATCCGCGCGCTGCACGCCCTCTCCGGGAGGGAACTCGCCGCACGCCGTGCCGCGGCCGTGGACGCCGTGCGCAGGGAGCTGCCCGCCGGCTCACCGCTCGAGTTCGTCAACGGGGGTGGCACCGGGAGTTTCGAGACCACCGGAGCGGAAGCCGCGGTCACCGAGCTCGCGGCCGGATCCGGGCTCTACGCCCCCGCGCTCTTCGACGGCTACCGCGCTTTCCACCCGGAACCCGCCTCTTTCTTCGCCCTGCCCGTGGTCCGCAAGCCCGCACCGGGATTCGCCACGGTGCTCGGCGGGGGCTGGGTGGCGTCCGGCCCATCCGGACCCGACCGGCTGCCTCGGCCCGTCTGGCCGACCGGCGTGAAGCTCCTGGGCACGGAAGGCGCCGGCGAGGTCCAGACCCCCGTCCACGGACCCGCCGCGGACACCTTGTCCCTCGGCGACCGGGTCTGGTTCCGGCACGCCAAGGCCGGCGAACTCTGTGAACACGTCGACACCCTGCACGTGGTGGACGGCGACCGGCTGGTGGCATCCGTCCCCACCTACCGCGGCGAAGGAAAGGCATTCCTCGGATGA
- a CDS encoding D-arabinono-1,4-lactone oxidase, whose product MWKNWAGDQACTPANLVQPASVEAVQESVREAARHGQGVRVVGAGHSFGDNVLTSGTLLSLDRLSGLLGVDGEAGTVRVAAGTRLRDLNRLLDGHGLALANLGDIDSQSVAGAISTATHGTGRTLGNLATFVEDVELVTAEGEVLQASAAGPDVLSAARVSVGALGVITAYTLRVVPAFTLQGVQEPASLEETLERLDEHVDANDHFEFFTFPHSGTVLAKRTNRVTDPVPGDAGPTAGRLRSYLEGELLENTALDLVCRLGRARPGLIPRLNRLATDLVTPTSRTGVSHDVLVSKRSVRFTETEWALPREACVEALTEMRRLVTARGLDVNFPFEVRFVAGDRESLLSPAYDRESCYIAAHMYRGMPWQEFFTAVQDVALSYGGRPHWGKRHSLSAAQLAELYPRWDDFQRVRRELDPGGLFANDHIRRIFGA is encoded by the coding sequence ATGTGGAAGAACTGGGCCGGAGATCAGGCCTGCACCCCGGCGAACCTCGTCCAGCCCGCTTCGGTGGAGGCTGTCCAGGAGTCTGTCCGTGAGGCGGCCCGGCACGGACAGGGCGTCCGCGTGGTCGGCGCCGGACACTCCTTCGGCGACAACGTCCTGACCTCGGGCACCCTGCTGTCCCTCGACCGGCTGAGCGGCCTGCTCGGCGTCGACGGTGAGGCGGGGACGGTCCGCGTCGCCGCCGGGACCAGGCTGCGTGACCTCAACCGTCTGCTGGATGGCCACGGCCTGGCCCTGGCGAACCTGGGGGACATCGACAGCCAGTCGGTCGCGGGGGCGATCTCGACCGCCACGCACGGCACCGGCCGGACTCTCGGCAATCTGGCGACCTTCGTGGAGGATGTCGAACTCGTGACGGCGGAGGGTGAGGTGCTGCAGGCGTCGGCCGCCGGGCCGGACGTCCTGTCTGCCGCCCGGGTCTCGGTGGGGGCGCTCGGAGTCATCACGGCGTACACCCTTCGCGTGGTGCCCGCCTTCACCCTGCAGGGCGTCCAGGAGCCTGCCTCGCTGGAGGAGACGCTTGAACGTCTCGACGAACACGTGGACGCCAACGACCACTTCGAGTTCTTCACCTTCCCCCACAGCGGCACCGTGCTGGCCAAGCGGACCAACCGCGTCACGGACCCCGTCCCGGGGGACGCCGGTCCCACCGCGGGGCGACTGCGCTCCTATCTGGAGGGAGAGCTGCTCGAGAACACGGCGCTGGACCTCGTCTGCCGGCTGGGCCGTGCCCGCCCCGGTCTCATTCCCCGGCTGAACCGGCTGGCGACGGACCTGGTCACGCCCACCTCCCGGACCGGCGTCAGCCATGACGTCCTGGTGAGCAAGCGGAGTGTCCGCTTCACGGAGACGGAATGGGCCCTGCCCCGCGAGGCGTGCGTTGAAGCCCTCACGGAGATGCGGCGGCTGGTGACGGCCCGCGGTCTGGACGTGAACTTCCCTTTCGAGGTCCGTTTCGTCGCGGGGGACCGGGAGTCCCTCCTGAGCCCGGCCTACGACCGGGAGAGCTGCTACATCGCCGCCCACATGTACCGCGGCATGCCGTGGCAGGAATTCTTCACGGCCGTGCAGGACGTCGCCCTCTCCTATGGAGGACGGCCGCACTGGGGAAAGCGCCACAGCCTCTCCGCCGCGCAGCTCGCGGAGCTGTATCCCCGTTGGGATGACTTCCAGCGGGTCCGCCGGGAACTCGATCCGGGCGGACTGTTCGCCAATGACCACATCCGCCGCATCTTCGGCGCCTGA
- a CDS encoding LysR substrate-binding domain-containing protein has translation MDVNTRRLRYFVAVAEELHFSRAAARLFVAQQALSKQIRELEAELGVTLLNRTTRRVELTEDGEHFLEVARGVLEAWDDGLRRVRLASRAGQRVLRLGFVVGAALELTRPILAEFARRHPDVELRLQEAALSDPSCGLADGSSDLAILRPPLSLAELQRLPLFVEPVVACLASSHRLAGRTMISPTELLDEPLTVGGGHDAAWRGFWSLSSFRTEGHPARIVETSSPTEEAELVASGVATALTGAAMARYLVRPGLVYVPVEPHPGSEVALAWREDAPSEVVSLFVQVAQDVRDAERELVRTIEHPLVVNSP, from the coding sequence ATGGACGTCAACACCCGCCGCCTGCGCTACTTCGTGGCCGTGGCCGAGGAACTGCACTTCAGTCGGGCGGCGGCCCGGCTGTTCGTCGCCCAGCAGGCGCTCTCGAAACAGATCCGGGAGCTTGAAGCGGAGCTGGGCGTCACCCTCCTGAACCGGACGACCCGGCGCGTCGAGCTGACTGAGGACGGCGAGCATTTCCTGGAGGTGGCCAGGGGAGTGCTGGAGGCCTGGGACGACGGGCTCCGGCGGGTCCGGCTGGCGAGCCGCGCCGGCCAGCGGGTGCTCCGGCTCGGCTTCGTGGTGGGTGCGGCCCTTGAACTGACGCGGCCGATCCTGGCGGAGTTCGCGCGGCGTCATCCGGATGTGGAGCTCCGCCTTCAGGAAGCGGCTCTCAGCGACCCGAGCTGCGGTCTGGCAGACGGCAGCAGTGACCTGGCGATCCTCCGCCCGCCGCTCTCCCTGGCCGAGCTGCAGCGTCTGCCTCTTTTCGTGGAACCCGTGGTCGCCTGCCTCGCCTCGAGCCATCGGCTGGCGGGCCGGACCATGATCTCGCCGACCGAACTGCTGGACGAGCCGCTCACCGTCGGCGGAGGGCACGACGCCGCGTGGCGGGGTTTCTGGTCCCTGTCGTCCTTCCGGACGGAGGGACATCCGGCGCGGATCGTGGAGACCTCCTCGCCGACCGAGGAAGCGGAGCTGGTCGCCAGCGGGGTGGCGACCGCGCTCACCGGCGCCGCGATGGCGAGATATCTGGTGCGTCCGGGTCTCGTGTACGTGCCGGTGGAGCCGCACCCGGGGTCGGAGGTCGCGCTGGCCTGGCGCGAGGACGCCCCGAGTGAGGTCGTCTCCCTGTTCGTGCAGGTGGCGCAGGACGTGCGTGACGCCGAACGGGAGCTGGTCCGGACCATTGAGCATCCGCTGGTTGTGAATTCCCCCTGA